AGACCTGCAGTGTGAGCCATGGACTATGCCTTCGGGAGACACCGCAATGAAGGAGAGtcaggctccctcctcccagaCTACAGGACCCCcaagctggggggcggggggtgctggAGAGGCTCCACAGTAGCGTTCTGAGAAGGGCACGGTGCCGTTATGTGAGAACGTGGAAGTGGACTGGGacaggaggagggtgggtggaggccaggcctCGTGCTGGCTGAGTGCTGGCTCTGAGTGCGGAGGCTCTTCCCTGAAGAGCAAGTTTGCCCACGACAGGTCCGcctgagcagggctggggcagaggaggggcaaaTGTAGGAACCACCACCAACCCTTTTATAAAACCCGGATGACtctgtgtgtgatgtgtgtgtgcacatgtgtgtgatgGGTGggcatgtacatatatgtgtgtggcctgtgtgcatgtgtgcacaggCGAGTACATGTATGTCCCGTGGTTGGATATGCATGTGTGTTAACCGTGTGTGCGCGCACCTGGGTGcgtttgctgtgtgtgtgcacacgtgagCAATCCATGTGTGCATGCGCGTGCATTTAttcctgcatgtgtgtgcacgcccacgtgtgtgtgtttctccATACCCCCACGTCAGCTCAGTGCCTCCTTGGCAACCATAAGAATTCCACTGAAGTAACTGGGCACCCGAGATGGCCCAATTGTCCGTTGTCACTAAGGCCATTGTCACTTCTGCCAGGCAGAGCCAAGCCaggacacagagaggaagggggcaggtcagagagcagaggagagcaaGGAGGGATGTGTAAGGCAGACGCTCATGCTGAGGTCTTCTGGGCCCAGCTTCCACTGGCCTTTGGGGCAACGCCCCTTCCAAGCCACACGGGTAATCCCTGGGACAGGTGGGTGACTCCTAAGTGACAACTCCGGCCATCGGCCCCACACGCTCCCACTCAGCCCAGCTGccgcccagccccagccaggtcCTCTCACCTTTCCTACGTCGCTTCACAATTCTCCACGCCAGCAGCGAGGCCACCagcaggagaagcagcagcagagcggagaggaggggcaggaggacgTTGAGCTCCATGAGGATACCCCTGGAAACAGCAGGAGGCACCTATACACCTGGCCCACCTCCTGCCTTTGGGCTTAATCCCACCATCCTGGTGTTAGGGAGGCCCCCCACCTGGTGACCTGTGGTTTCCAGCCTGGGAGCCCCCATCCCTGGGCACCCTCTGACACAGCTTtgtgagaaaaggagaggagggtTTCCCACACAAGTTTCTGTCTGGACACCTAACAGATGCAGACAACAGACACTGAAAGGGTCTCCACTTGGCTGCTCCATGGCTGAATAATGTCCCCATCCTGTAGTTCATGTTCACTCAGACCTGTGAAGACGACCCATTGGAAAATGGGTCTTTTCATCTTTGATGATGTAATCAGGATGATGTCATACAGCATTAGGGTGGGCCTAATCCAGTGACTAGTGTCCTTCTAACAGGGGGATTGGGGCGCGTGGACACGCACAGGGAGGGGACCACGTGACGTacaggcagagattggagtgatgcagccacaggCGGAGGAACACCGAGGAGAGCCAGCCACCGCCAGAAGCGGAGAGGCGCAGGGACAGATCTACCTTTGGGGCCCACCCTGATTTCAGATTCCTGAGCTCTGAGAGAACAAACTTCTGTTGTTTCAGCTGCCCAGTTTGTGCTGTTGCCCTATGGCAGCCACAGAAACCAAATCATCCGCCTGCGCTTCATCgtcaacacagcagccagggggATGGATGCCTTTAAACAAGAGTGCGAATGCCTCCCTCCTATGTTCGCATCCCCATGACAGCTCCGTTTTattccaaaaaaaaccccacccaaaaACGGCCAAGGCTGACAACGGCATCTGCCCCCCGCCCACACTCATTCCTTACTGTTCTCACCCTTGCGTGCTCtactggggggagaggggatgacTGGGGTCCTTAGAAGAAGCAGAAGAGTTTAGGACACAGACTCCCACAAGGGGAAACCGtgagaagacacagggagaagacggccGTCGACAAGCCAAGGGCAGAGGCCTCGGGAGAAGCCAGCCCTGGGACACAGGGACGCAGACGTCTGGCTCCAGAATTGTCCACAGAGAACGTCAGCTGTTCACAAGTCCAGGTGGGGTGCTGTGCTGTGGCCCCCAAACTGACTGATGCAGGGAGAGTCTCTAATTCATCTCCATTCACTGAATTTTATACAGTATATTCATCTATCAATTAATTAACTCTGTTTGGTAGATTAATATCTCTCCATTGCAAGTGCCTAGAGGGCAGAGACTgattattttgttcttcctctaatCCCCTCCGATGCTGATCAAAGACCCTAGCTGGTACTTACATCTGATTTTGATtcatgaaattataaaacttcttgCGTTTATGTATTAAAACCAGGTCAAGGGAAAGCAACTGTCAAAGCAGAGGGCAAAGGGAAGAGGGACAGAGGGTTCCCGGGGTGGAGAGACGGGGGAGGTCCCACAGGTGGGAAGGCTGGGCAGCAGGAGAGCACAGCAGATCCAGACACAGAGTCCAAGGgccaaggagggaggggaggggggaggaaaggggctgcTCTGTGTCCAGAAAGCCCCTGtgctgcagggctgggcagggcactgggaagcaggagggaggctcagtgtttccctctgtgaaatgggaatgtgCGTATCTGCCCTTCCTCCTCAGGAGGGGGTCACCTGGGGGTCAAAGCATGAACAGGACAATGGACAGGAAAGCCCTGTGAGAGCTGCCAGGTGCTCTGGAGACATGGGGGACAGTCACTGTCTCCACTGTTGCGATAGCAGTAACTAGGGAGACAGGACTTCCCAGGCCTCCCTGTGCTCCCAGAATTTGGACCCAGAGCCATCCTTGTAGCCcatgacccccctgcccccacagcctgACACACCCTCTGCCCCGACCATCTGCTCATCCACATCCCACCCTGTCAGCACCACAGGGGACGCTCCACGTATATGTGACCAGACTCAGCACCATTCCAGGAACACAGGACTTCGCTCAGTGAAGTGGGATGGATGAATGAAGGAGAACAAACCTCCCAATGCCCTGAGCTCCAGGAGGCAGGcccagctggggggggggggggcggtcaccATAGACCCTGTGCAGCCTGAGAGCAAGTGGTAGGGGCCCCTGCATCCTGGCTGGGACAGGGGCTACAAATAGTCCTCACACTGGAGAAGTTAGGGACAAGTGGGCCACAGGGAACAGCAGCATCTGAGCTGACTTACCTGCCACCAGGGTGGAGGCTGGTCACAGCCGGGGAGCTTGTAGGGACTTCTGTGGTGACTGGCACTGTGAacgtggtggtgggggtggttgcCGACACTGTAGTGGCTGCTTGGCACACAGAACAGATTACCTGCCACCTTGCCTGtccccctcccacagccctgcacGTGGCTGTCAGCCTGGAGGTGTGGGGGCTGCCCTGGCTCAGGAGCCTGGAGCTGGGCCTTGGGAAGGGGCCTATAGCTGGGACCGCTCCTATCTCCTCAGCCTCTGGCAGACTCAGGGCCTCGGAAGGTGGTAGTGTGGGCACAGGTCCAAGAGGACGTGCTACATGGGACACAGCTTTGACCAAAGCCTCCCCGGTCTGATTTTTCCAGTGTGGACGGGCAGGAGGGGCTACCTGGTGGGACCAGGACCAGCCCCGAACAGAATCACCACATTCAGGATGAGCCTCTACATTGAACAAGTTACTAAGTTTCTACAATTAAAATTCCAACCCCTGACCCCTGATTGGAAACATGGTCAGGAATCCACGAGACAACGAACGGGCCGCACTCTGCAACTGTAACAAGACGCCCAGGTTCCAGGTGTCCTGGGGACTGCGTTGAGTGTGtccccctggccaccaccataAGTGCCCGGTGACCTGCAGCTGGCTGCCCCAGGGTCAGCAGAAGCAGAGCCCATCAGAGGAACTTGTTCCCACCACGGCGCTCCCAGGACCGCCTGCCCTGGGAAGGCCTTAGGAAGCGACCGTCCATAAGCCCAGGTGCACAAACAGCTCCTGGTGGGATTTCCGGCAGCCAGATGCTACTGTTTGACTTGGACACCTCTCCAGACCTCAGGGACTGGGCCACAGCACCCCAACTGTGGAAGCAGGGACAGGGTCAGCAGCTGAGAGTCCTGGCCCAAAACTCCACAAACCACAGGGACACCTGGACACCAGGGTGCCAGGACAGCACTGGCAGGAACTGAGATCTCTGGGTCCGACCAGGCTGAACCAGGGCCATCACCACGATCTCTCTGGACAACAGGCCAGGCACGGAGCTGTGCAGAGAAACTCAGTGTGCTCAGAAAGGCCTGGCCCCGTCCCAGAGGAGCCCCCAGAGCCCGAGAGCCACTAAGAGATGCCCTGCCCCTCCGAACCCACGTGAGCAGCGGGTCCCATGAGACCTCAGGACTCAACCACCCTCTGTGACAGTTCCCTCTGAGTGAGCACAGTCCCTGGACAGGGACCTCAGGGACCAGGACAGAGCAGgccctgaagtcacacagccacaCGTACACAGTCTCTTACCTGGGCCAACGGTCACCGTTACTGGAACGCTATGGTCAGTTCCAGTTCTCTCAATCCCACACCAGTAAATGTCTGTATCCTCCCGCCTGAGCTTCTCCATGGTCACAGTGAAGGTGCGGCTGGTCCGATTGTCACTGATGGACACACAGTCCCTCTTCACCTCCCACTCTGATCCAGTGGTTTTAACAAGGATCTTGCAGCTCCTGAATTCAGCTCCTCGACACCAGTACTTCACGTAGGTCTCCCACCCAGGGTCATAGCGACA
This window of the Desmodus rotundus isolate HL8 chromosome 9, HLdesRot8A.1, whole genome shotgun sequence genome carries:
- the CD300LF gene encoding CMRF35-like molecule 1, with protein sequence MHLWLLLPLLFWLAGSSDPPPVITGPGEVTGPQQGWLTVQCRYDPGWETYVKYWCRGAEFRSCKILVKTTGSEWEVKRDCVSISDNRTSRTFTVTMEKLRREDTDIYWCGIERTGTDHSVPVTVTVGPATTVSATTPTTTFTVPVTTEVPTSSPAVTSLHPGGRGILMELNVLLPLLSALLLLLLLVASLLAWRIVKRRRKAAGIPPEQVLQPLENDVCYANLTLQHSGSTSSPTRKRASAKRSSFAQEDQAEVEYVTMASFPKEDISYAALSLDALDQDTTYANTGDIVTHLPGRGHEELTEYSTVVKP